The nucleotide sequence CGGAGCCGAGGTGCTCTCGCAGCGCGTCGCCGACCTTGCCCTTGACGGTGTCAACCTGGTCGACGAGTGCGGTGAGCGAGCCGTACTCACGGATCCACTTCGAGGCCGTCTTCTCCCCCACGCCTGGAATCCCCGGAAGGTTGTCGCTCGGATCGCCCCGCAGAGCGGCGAAGTCCGGGTACTGCGCCGGCGTCAGCGCGTACTTCGCCTGGACCTCCTCCGGCGTGAACCGGGTGAGCTCGGAAACCCCTTTACGCGGGTACAGAACAGTGACCGAGTCGGTGACCAGTTGCAGTGCGTCCCGGTCGCCGGTGCAGATCAACACGTGCATGCCCTGCTCGGCGGCCTGCGTCGTCAGGGTCGCGATGATGTCATCGGCCTCGAAACCGTCGACCGACATCGTAGGAATGCGAAGCGCGGCCAGCACTTCTTGAATCAGCCCGACCTGGCCGCCGAACTCCGAGGGACTGGTCGATCGATTGGCCTTGTACTCGCTGTACTGCTCGCTGCGGAAGGTCTTGCGGCTCACGTCGAAGGCGACGGCCAGGTGCGTCGGTTCCTCGTCGCGCAGCAGGTTGATCAACATCGAGGTGAACCCGAAGACCGCGTTGGTGACCTGCCCGGTCGTGGTGGAGAAGTTTTCCACCGGCAGCGCGTAGAACGCGCGGTAGGCCAGCGAGTGCCCGTCGAGCAGCAGGAGTTTGCCGCCGGCACCGGATGCGCCCGCGGCGAACTCGGACGCCGGAGCGGTACTGGGGGCGGCTGGCTCAGCGGTACTCGTCACGGTGCCCGAGTCTAGGCGGACCCACCGACACAGGGTCGCGCTGCGGGCGAAGCCTCAACCAGAGGCTGAGACCCTGCCGCGGCAGCCGATAACCCAGAACTCAGGCCGGCCCGGCCAAGCCGGCCTGGTGGGCCGGGCGCACGGCACAGGTCAGCCGCGCGGTGCAGGTACGCCGGCCCCGCTCGTCGGTGATGACGATCTCGAAGCTGGACATCGTCCGACCGACGTGCAAAGGCGTGCACACGCCGGTGACCAGGCCGTCCGTGGCCGAGCGGTGGTGACTGCAGTTGAGTTCGACGCCAACGGCGATGTTGTCGGGTCCGGCGTGCAGCGCCGCCGCGTAGGAGCCAAGGGTCTCGGCCAGTACCGCCGACGCGCCTCCGTGCAGCAGGCCGTAGGGCTGCCGGTTTCCGGCCACCGGCATCGTGCCGCTGAACCGGGACGGATCGGTGTCGATGATCTCGATTCCCAGCTTGTCGACCAGGAGCTCGTTCCGGTCGCGCCAGCGCTCGTCGATGGAATCCAGAAGGGCCTGTTGGGAAGGAGAGATCATGTGCACTTACCTACCACAGCGGCGCCGGGGTTCACCCCACCGAGAGGCTCACCTCATATCGACGGCAGTCTCAGGCGCCCCGGCCGATGACCCGGTTCGGCAGGACGCCGCGAACGGTCCGCCGCCGCCGCAACGCCACGCGGTCGATCGAGTCGGCGATACCCAGGCTGCGTCGCAGCGCCGAGACCGACGCGATCCGCCGGACGACCAGCGGTGCGAAGCCGAGCCGGGCGAGGTACCGGTTGGCATCGCGCGCGGCCGCCTGGACGCCGACGACCACGTGGTCGATATCGCGGTCCTCCGCGTGCCGTACGGCACCGGTGAGCAGGGCCCGCCCGGCGCCGCGGCGGCGGTAGGACGGTGCGACCAGCAGGTGCGAGATGTACATCGTCGAAGTCGGCGCGAGCACGCCGACCTGCTCCTCCAACAAGACCGAGAACCCGACGAGCTTGTCGTGCTCCTCCTCGACCGCGACCAGCACCAGCCGGTCAGGGTCGGACAGCAGCAGGGAGTACCGGTCGGCCAGCGTGGTCGTGTCACCCTTGCGACCGCGGCGACCGATGTGTTCGGTAACCCCGTTGTCCTCGGAGAGAGCGATCAGTTCAGCGATATCGGATGGCGAAGCGGGTCGCACCCGCACATTGCCTCGCGACACGAGTCTCTCCACTTCTGCAGAAGAACGCTTCGCCGACGATCAGGACCGAGCCTTGAGCACCACAGATGTCGCGGGCCGAAATTGTTGGCTTCGCAACCAAATCTCTGGAGGCACCCTAGCGTGCGAATCGCTCGCCCAAAAGAGTCCGTCGGAAGTGATCGCGATGCGAAAACCGCCCGTCACATCCCGAACACAAACGGTGACTAATTTGCCCCGATTGCGGCCGGATGCCCAAGTCAGTCTACGAAGCGATCTCCTCGCCCAGGTAAGCGGCCCTCACCCGGTCGTCGGCGAGCAGTTCCCGCCCGCTTCCGGTGAGCACGATCTCGCCGGTCTCCAGGACGTAGCCACGGTTGGCCAACCCCAGGGCCTGCGCCGCGTTCTGCTCGACCAGCAGGACGGTTACCCCGTCGTTGTTGATCTCGCGGACGATATCGAAGATCTGCTTCACGATCAGCGGAGCCAGGCCCATCGACGGCTCGTCCAGCAGCAGCAACCGCGGTTTGCCCATAAGCGCACGCCCGATCGCCAGCATCTGCTGCTCGCCGCCGGACAGCGTGCCGGCCAGCTGCTTGTAGCGTTCCTGCATTCGCGGGAAGAGCTCGAGCACGTGGGCCAGCACCTGCTCGTCCGGCTTCTTGAACCGGAAGGCGCCCATCTCGAGGTTCTCGGCCACCGTCATCCTCGGGAACACGTGCCGCCCCTCGGGAACGTGACAGATTCCCAGGTTGATCAACTCGTGCGCCGGGATTCCGTCGATGCGCCGACCGTCGTAGCGAATCTGGCCCAGCGCGGGCCGCAGCATGCCGGACACCGTCTTCTGGGTGGTCGTCTTGCCCGCGCCGTTGGCGCCGAGCAGGGCGACGATCTCCCCCTCGTTGACCTCGAACGAGACGCCCTTGAGCGCTTTGATCGCGCCGTAGCGGACCTCGATGTCGTCCACTTCGAGCAAGCTCATGCTGACTCATCCTCCGTCGTGCCGAGGTAGGCGGCGATGACCACCGGGTCCTTCTGGATCTCCTCCGGGGTGCCTTCGGCGATCTTCTCCCCGAAGTTCAGTACGACGAGCCGGTGCGCGATGGACATGACCAGTTTCATGTCGTGCTCGATGAGCAGCACCGACACGTCGTCTTCCCGGTTGATCCGCTGGATCAGGTCGGCCAGGTCCCGCTTCTCGGCGGGGTTGGTACCGGCCGCCGGCTCGTCCAGCAGGATGACGCCGGGGTTCGTGCCCAGCGCCCGGGCGATCTCCAGCCGGCGCTGCTCACCGTAGGCCAGCGAGCCGGCCAGCTCGTTGGCGCGTTGGGTCAGACCGACGAAGGAGAGCAGCTCATAGGCCCGCTTGGTGCTCTCGCGCTCCTCTCGGCGCTGCCACGGCAGTCCGAGCATCGCCGAGACCGGGCCGGCCTTCTGCCTGGTCTCCACACCCACCTTCACGTTCTCCAGTGCCGTCAAAGCCGGGAAGAGACGGATGTTCTGAAACGTCCGCGCCACACCCATCCGGTTCACCACATGGGTCTTGGCGCCGAGCACGCTGGTCGGTGTGTCCCCGACACGGGCAGCGAGATTGATGCTGCCCTCCTGCGGCGTATAGACCCCGGTGAGCGAGTTGAACAGCGATGTCTTGCCGGCGCCGTTCGGACCGATGATGGCCAGGATTTCGCCGCGGTACATCTTCAGTGACACGTCGTTGAGACTGGTCACGCCGCCGAAGCGCAGCGTGACATGGTCCACGTCGTAGATCACGTCTCTGGTTTGAGCCGGCCGCGCACCGGCCGAGTTGTCGACTGCGGTCATGCCGTCACCCCCATGCCTTCTCCTTCGGGAACCGCGCTGACCTCCGAGGACGCATTCGTGTGCAGCCCTCTCAGTTCCGCCGCGCGCCGCCGAGCCGGAATGAGGCCGGCCGGACGGAAGATCATCATCAACAGCACGACCGCGCCGATCCACATCTGGCGGTCCTCGGCCGGAACCTGGTCCTTGAGGAACTCCGGCAACCACGTCAGCACCGCCGCACCGGCCATCGCGCCCGGCAACGAACCCATGCCACCGAAGACCACGTAGGCGACGACGAGGATCGAGTTGTTCAGGACGAAGTTCTCCGGGTTGATGTAGCCGATCTGCGATGCGAAGAACACGCCGGCCACGCCGGAGGTCGAGGCCCCGATCGCGAAGGCCAGCAACTTCACCCGGGTGGTGTTGATACCGGTGGCCTGGGCGGCGATCTCGTCTTCGCGAATAGCGGCCCAGGCCCGTCCCAGCCGGGAGGCTTCCAACCGGTTGAACAACACCACGACGATGACGATCAGGACCAGGAGCAGGTACCAGTACTGCAGGTTGTTCTGTCCCCAGGTGAACTTCAGCGGGCCGAGGTTGATCTTCGGGTGCGGAATACCGAAGGCTCCCTTGGGCCCGTTGGTCACGTTTCCGGGGTTGTTGTTGGCCGTGATCCGGATGATCTCACCGAAGCCCAGCGTCACGATGGCCAGATAGTCCCCGCGCAATCTCAGCGTTGGTGCACCCAAGGCCACACCGGCGATGAGGCAGATGGCGATCGCGAAGGGAATGGCCAGCAACGGGCTCAGGTGAAGCCACGACGGGGGTCGGTGTGGTAGCGCACCGGTCAGGTACGCCGTTGTGTACGAGCCGATCGCGTAGAAGGCGATGAACCCGAGGTCGAGCAGGCCGGCCCAGCCGACCACGACGTTCAACCCGATGGCGAGCAGGACGTAGATGCCGATCTCGGAGACCAGCACCTTCTGCCAGAAACCGGTCGCCGTCGGCGGGTAGAACAGGGCGGCCGCCAGGATGGCGAACAGGAACACCTTGGAACTGCCGGTTGCACTGAAGGATCGGCTCAGCGTGTCCGAGGACTGCGCGGCCGGTGCGGCGTCTTCGACCGACTCGGTCCTCGACCCGACTCCGGCGGCCACCAGCCCGGCACCGGCCAGGACGAAGAACGCCGCGCAGGCCATCCAGCCGCCGGAACCCAGGTTCTGCCATGGGCCGGTCGCGCCGTCCACTCCCGCAGCGGCGGCCAGATCCGTCATGTCGTACATCGTGATCAACGTCAGCAGCAGCGCCACCGCGCCGATCAGGGCGGCGGCCAGGCCGAGGATGCGGTGGCGCAGATACGTCGCAGCGGCGGCCAGACCGAGCGTCACGACGAACAGCGCGTATCCGAGCCACGCCAGGTACTGGAAGGCGAGATTGGCCAGTCCGTTCCCCTCGAAGTACGTCTTGGCGTCGGACAGCGTCTGGTTCGACCCCTGCGGGGAGAACCAGGTCGCCTGCACGAATCCGATGGCCCCGACGAGCAGCCCGAGCGCCACCAGCGGCATGCCTGGTCGCCACGCCAGAAGGCGGTTCAGGAATGCGCGGCTGTCGGCGACGTCCGACTTGGCCAGCGCCGTGGCCGTAGCGGCCGCCGCGATGGTCAGGTAGCCGATCAGCAGAACGCCGCCGCCGAGCGAGTGGTCCGGAGTCCCGAGGAAGTCCCGAACCGATCCCTGGGCGGTGTAACCCCAGATTCCCCCGACGACCGCGAGGCCGGCGGCGACCCAGGCCAGGATCCGCTGCGACAACAGAATCGCCGCGCTGGCCAGGCCGAACACGACCACGAACAGGATCCAGGACAGGTAGTTGGAGAAGAACAACTTCGCCGTCGGCGCCAGGCCACTGGTGTTGGCGGCTTGACTGGCGACCGAACTGAACTTGCCGTTGCCGACCCGGCCGTCATCGGACCACTTCAGCAATGTCTGCGAGGCCAACACCGTGATCGCGCCGACCGCGAGTGGACGCACGCCCGGACGCAGCAGGTAAGGAGTGATGTACGGCCAGAACGTCATCGCGACGAAGACCAGCACGCCGATGAGAACGAACAGACCGATGCGCGGCGAGAAGATCGCCTGCCGGAAGGCCAGCCCGTAGTCGTTCTGCGAGCCTTCCTGATTGCCGATCATCAAGGCGAGCACGAAGGCCAGAGCCATGCACCCGCCGAAGCGCTTGACATGCGGGGAGGACAAGAATCCATTCTTCATGCTGCACGCCCCAAACGCTCACCCAGAATACCGCTGGGGCGGACGACCAAAACGAGAACAAGTACGACGAAGGCGACGACATCGGTCCAGCCGATACCGATCCACGCATGGCCGTTCCACGGTGCTGTCGGCACGAGATTCTCCACGACGCCGAGCAGCAGGCCGCCGATCATGGCGCCTCGAATGTTGCCGATACCACCGAGAACCGCAGCGGCGAAGGCCTTGACGCCGGGCAGGAAGCCCATGATGTTGGAGAACGCGAAGGCGGTGCCGAACAGGAATCCGGCCGCGCCGCCCAGGGCCCCACCGATGATGAAGGTGCGCGAGATGGTCTTGTCGATGTTGATGCCCATCAGCGCCGCCGTCGGCGCATCCTCGGCCACGCCGCGGATGCTGCGCCCGAGCTTCGTACCGCTGACCAGCCGATCCAGGAAGATCATCATCACGACGGCGGTCACGATCAAAGTGGCCTGGATGACCGTCAGACTCGCGCCGCCGATCGACAGGATCTCGCGGTTCTGCTGGAAGTACGGCGGGAACTGGTTGTTGGTGAACCGGTTGAACATCTTGCCGGCCAACTGGGACAGGAAGAACGACATTCCGATCGCGCTGATCAGGAAGGCTAGTTTGGGGGCCCCTCTACGTCTGAGTGGCCGATACGCCACTCGCTCCAGACTCCAGGCGATGACGGCGCCAGTGATCGCGCCCGAGCCGAGTCCGAGAATGAAGACGAAGGGAACGCCCCACCACGGCAGTGATTTTCCGTCGCCCACCACGGCATGAATCACGATGTAGCTACCGAAGGCGCCGGACATGAACACTTCGGAGTGAGCGAAGTTGATCAGCTGCAGAACGCCGTAGACGAGGGTGTAACCGAGCGCGATCAGCGCGTACATGGAACCTCGGGTTAGTCCGAGGATCAGATAGTTCAAGAAGTCGGTCATCCAGAGTGCCTTCCAGTTTCGTGCCTGCGGAAAACAGATGCTGAAGAGGGTCCAACGGGAACGGGGCGCCGGGCGTACGAAGGGCTCCGCCGGTCAGTGGTGCTGACCGACGGAGCCCGTCGTCACTACTTCACTCGAGCTCCCGAACCGGCTGGCTGACTAGTTCTGGTCCTTCAGCAGGCCAACCGAGACGATCTGGCCGTTCTTCTGGGTGTAGAGGCTCACCGTGGTGGCCCCGGCGGGTTCACCGTCGGAACCGAACTTCACCTCGGTGGTGATGCCCTGGTAGTCGATCGCGTTCACGGCCGTCAGGACGGTGGCCTTGGTGACACTGCCCTTGGACTTAGCGTCCTTGATCGCCTGGATGAGGGCGTTGGTCGCGTCGAAGGCCTCCGGGGAGTACGTCGACGGCGGGGTGTTGTAGGCCGCGGTGTAGTCGGTCGTGAACTGCTTGGCGTTGGCAGCGATCGTCGCGTCCAGGCAGCCACAGGTGAAGTACCAACCGTTACCGGCCGCACCCGCGCCCTTGGTGAAGACCGAGGACTTCACGCCGTTACCACCAGCGGTGATACCGGTGTAGTTGACCGCCTTGAGCGCCTTGGCGAACAGCGCCGCCTGAGCGTCGTAGCCGCCGTAGAACAGCGCGCCGGCACCGGAGGACTTGACGGACTGGGCGATTGCACCGTAGTCCGTGGTCTTGGCGTCCACACCCTGGCGGGTAACGGCAACGCCCTTGGCCTTGAGCTCCTTGTCAACGGCGTCGGCGACGCCCTTGCCGTAGTCGCTCTGGTCATCGACGACGAAGACCTTCTTGAGTCCCTTGCGGGCCAGCCAGTCGGCACCCTGGGTGCCTTCGACGTTGTCGTTGGGGATGATGCGGTGGAAGGTCTTGAAACCAAGCGTCTGCAGGGTTCCGTTCGATGCCGACGGCGTGATCATCGCCAGGCCGGCGTCACCGTAGGTCTGGCCGACGGCCTTGGTCGCGCCGGAGAAGCTCGGCCCGATCACGCCCATGACGGTGTTGTCCTGAAGAACCTGAGCCGCCGCGGCCGGAGCCTTGGACGGGTCACCGACGTCGTCGGCCTTGAGGAGCTTCAAAGTGAAGCCGAGGTCGCCCTTGGCGTTGGCCTGCTTGATCGCCAACTCGGCGGCGTTGACCTCGTTGATGCCGAGCTGTTGGTTGTCACCGGACAACGGGCCCTCGAAGGCGATGGTGTACGTGCCACCACCGGCCGGCGCGGACGAGCCGCCACTGCTGTTGCCGGCGAGCCCCCCGTTGTTGGTCTTGGAATTCGAGCACGCGCTGAGGGCGAGAACGCCCGCAATGCCTACTACGGCGATCTTCGCCAGGGAACGAGTCCGCACTGACGTGTCCTCCCTTGTTCTCGACCCTCGATTTGAGGGTCGGGTTCCTCCGTCAGCCACCGGCAATCGGATTCCGACCATCGGGACGGAGCTCGGCGGCTGTGCGGGGTGGACGCTACTGCGCGAGTGAGTCTCGCAGGTCACAAAAGAGTTGCGTCTCGCCGGTCGTAATCAAATCGCGTCCCGGATGTGCCTCGACGTAACAAGAGAGTCCGAATTTGCCGGAAAAGTGGGGATACTCGCGCAACACATTGTTTCTCAAATCGAACTCAAATGCCGTTCGTTGAGGTCGTGTTCGAGCCGGTCGTCACCGGCCGGCCCATGGCACGGGGTCGGCTCAGCCGTGGCCGGTCTCAGTCAGAACCAGCTCGGCGACCGCGCGCATGGTGGTGCGCTTGTCCATGGCCGCGCGTTGGATCCAGCGGAAGGCCTCCGGCTCGGACAGCCGATGCTCAGCCATCAGCACACCCTTGGCCCGCTCGATCAGCTTGCGCGCCTCGAGCCGGTCCTGCAGGCCCGAGACTTCCGCCTCCAGGGCGCGGATCTCGGCGAAGCGGCTGGTCGCCATCTCGATCGCAGGCAGCAGATCGCGCTTGTGGAACGGTTTGATCAGATAGGCCATGGCCCCCGCGTCACGAGCCCGCTCGATCAGGTCGCGTTGGCTGAAGGCGGTCAGGATGACCACGGGGGCGATCCGCGCGCCGGCGATGTGTCCGGCCGCGGTGATGCCGTCCATCTTCGGCATCTTCACGTCGCAGATCACGACGTCGGGGCGCAGGTCCTTGGCCAGCTCGACGGCCTTTTCGCCGTCGGCCGCCTCTCCGACGACTTCGAAGCCCTCCTCGATCAGCATCTCGCGCAGGTCGAGACGGATCAGGGCCTCGTCCTCGGCGATCAACACTCGCCGGGGCGCACTGGAGGACGCAGCGGGCTCTCTCAGTGCCCCCACTGTTGCGGCTGTCTGCTCGACCACGCTGCTCACTACCTTCGACTCGTCCAGGCACTCGGTACTCCGTTGGACCGGTGCGCGCGCCCAGAGCCTATCGGGCTACACTTTCCGACGGTCTGAAGCCCCTGTATCCCAACGGCAGAGGAAATGGTCTCAAAATCCATCAAGTGTGGGTTCGAATCCCACCGGGGGCACACTGTCATAACGGCGCGTTGGTTTCGCCGCCCGTCGAACCGGCTGAAACAGCGATCCAGCTGAAACAGCGATCTAGCTGAAACAGCGATCGGGCTGAAACAGCGATCCAGCTGAAACAGCGGGCCAGCCGGAGCAAACAACAGCCTAGGAGAACTGCTCGGTCACGTTGGGCAATCGGATCATGCCCTCCTGCGCGACGCTGACCACGTGGCGTCCGTCCTGGGTGAAGAAGCGGCCGGTGGCCAGACCTCGCCCACCCGCGGCCGAGGGCGATTCCGAGATGTACAACAGCCACTCGTCGGCCCGGAACCCGCGGTGGAACCACATCGCGTGGTCCAGCGAGGCCATCGAGATGGGATCGAGCCGCGCTGCCAGCCCGTGGTGGATCAGCACCGAGTCGAGCAGGTTCATGTCGGAGGCGAACGTGACCGCGCAGACGTGCACCAGCGGGTCGGCCGGCAGGACCCCGTTCGTACGGAGCCAGATGCGGTGCGGGGAATTCTCCCGCGGACCCTGGGCGCGCTGTACCCACGGCGGGTCGTCGACGTAGCGGATGTCGAACGGCTGCGGGATATGCCCCACGACCGACCACAGATCGTCGAAGCCGATGAAACGTTCGGTCAGCGTCGGCAGCGACTCCGGCCGCGGCACGTCCGGCATCGGTGCACTGTGGTCGATGCCGCCCTGAGGCAGCTGGAAGGAGGCCGACAACGTGAAGATCGGCTGGCCGTGCTGCACCGCCACCACCCGGCGGACCGAGAACGAGTGCCCGTCGCGGACCCGTTCCACGGTGTAGATGATCGGCACCGCCGGGTCACCGGGTCGGATGAAGTACGAATGCAGCGAGTGGACGGCCCGGCCGGCCTCGACCGTGCGACCGGCGGCCACCAGCGCCTGCCCCGCTACCTGCCCGCCGAAGACGCGCTGGAACGAGACCTGCGGGCTGACGCCCCGGAAGATGTTCTCCTCGATCGCTTCCAGATCGAGGAGGTTGACGAGCCCGTCGACTACGGCTTGGCCGGCCGGCGGGGCGCCGGACAGCGTGTTGAGATCAACCTCAGCGGTCACGTTGCAGGACGCCTCCGATGTGGTGCACCCGGATCGTGTTGGTCGTCCCGGGCGTGGCGGGTGGTGTTCCTGCGACGATAACCACGAGGTCGTCCGGGCGACATACCTGTTGGGTGACCAGGGCCGAGTCGACCTGGCGCACCATCTCATCGGTCGTCTGCACCGTCCACACCCGGTGCGCCTGAACGCCCCACGACAACGCCAGCTGCCGTTCGACCTGCTCGTCCGGTGTGAAGGCCAGCACGGTCTGATGGGCGTGCAGCCGCGCCAGGCGGCGGGCCGTGTCCCCACTCTGGGTGAAGGCGACCAGTGCTTTGGCTCCCAGCGAGTCGGCGATGTCCTTGGCCGCCTTGGCGATCACGCCGCCCGGGGTCCGGGGGTCGTGCAGCAGGGCGGCGACATCGACGGTGTTCTCCTCCACCGACCGGATGATCCGGCTCATCGTGGCCACCGTCTGCACCGGGTACTTCCCGACGCTGGTCTCCCCCGACAACATCACCGCGTCGGCACCGTCGAGCACCGCGTTGGCGACATCGGAGGCCTCGGCCCGGGTCGGACGGGAGTGGCTGATCATCGACTCGAGCATCTGAGTGGCGACGATGACGGGTTTGGCGTTGTCGCGGCAGATCGCCACGGCCCGCTTCTGCACCATCGGCACCTGTTCCAGCGGCAGCTCCACGCCGAGGTCGCCGCGAGCGACCATGACGCCGTCGAAGGCCAGCGCGATCTCGGTCAGTGCCTCGACGGCTTCCGGCTTCTCGATCTTGGCGATGACCGGGCGGCGGATACCGACCCGGTCCATGACCTCGTGCACGAGCTTGATGTCGTCGGGCGAGCGCACGAACGACAGGGCGATCCAGTCGACGCCCAGCCTGAGGGCGAACTCCAGGTCGCCGATGTCCTTCTCGCTGAGCGCGGGCACACTCACCGCGACACCGGGAAGCGACAAGCCCTTGTTGTTGCTGACGATTCCGCCTTCGCTGACGTCGCACACCACATCGGTGCCGTTCTCGACCGCGACCGCGACGAGCGCGACGTTGCCGTCGTCGACGAGCAGCCGATCGCCCGGACGGACGTCGTCGGCCAACTGCTTGTACGTCGTGGACACCCGATCATGAGTGCCTTCGACGTCCTCGACGGTGATCCGGATTCGCTCGCCGGTCGCCCACTCGACCGGGCCGTCGGCGAAGCGGCCGATGCGGATCTTCGGTCCCTGCAGATCGGCCAGTGTCGCGACGTTGCGGCCGGCGGCGTCGGCGGCCGCGCGCACGAGCCGGTAGCGGCCGGCGTGGTCGGCATGCTCGCCGTGGCTGAAGTTCAAGCGGGCGACGTCCATCCCCGCTTCGACCAGGGCCCGCATTCGCTCCGGCGGATCGGTGGCAGGCCCTAGGGTGCAGACGATCTTCGCTCGACGGCTCACGATGAGTAACCCTAAACGTTACCGGCCGGTCGTAGGCACGGACCCGCTGATCGATCGTCCCCGCGCATCGCAGGGACGTCCCGCGCGGGGCTCGAACGTGTCTCTGCGGCCGGGAACGGGATCAGCCGAGCAGGCTGTCGACGTAGCACCAGCGCCACGCCTCGCCCGGCTCGACCGACCGCATCACCGGATGGTTGGTCGTGCCGTAGTGCTTGTCGGCGTGCAGCCCGGGTGAGGAATCGCAGCACGCAACGTGACCGCAGGTCAGGCACATCCGAAGGTGGACCCAGTTCAGGCCCTCCTCCACACACTCGTGGCACTCGCCGGGCGTATCCGGCCGGTGCGTGATCGGGGCCTGCTCCAGGTGTTCGCAGGCCTGGGTCACGTGTGTCGGAATGAGCTGGTCCTCCCGCGCGTCCTCCTCCGCTTCGCTGAGCCGGTCGATCGTGGACTCTTCCAGGTCGAGCATGCTCATCACGGTCTGCAGAATCTCGTGGTCGAGCACGCCGGTGTCGCGCACCCGCAGGACTTCGGCACGCTCGGCGTTGAGGACCTTCAACCGCAACTTCGCGTACTTCTCACTCGGAGTCATGTGATCGGACGAGGTCGGTCCCAGCCGCTCCCACGCCGCGTTGGTGCGCTGCAGCAACCGCACGCGGACCTGCTCGATGAGGTCCGGATTGATCGGTGGGTCGGCACGGGCGGCGATCTCGTCGAGTCGCTTGAGCCCCG is from Jatrophihabitans telluris and encodes:
- a CDS encoding GNAT family N-acetyltransferase, encoding MSRGNVRVRPASPSDIAELIALSEDNGVTEHIGRRGRKGDTTTLADRYSLLLSDPDRLVLVAVEEEHDKLVGFSVLLEEQVGVLAPTSTMYISHLLVAPSYRRRGAGRALLTGAVRHAEDRDIDHVVVGVQAAARDANRYLARLGFAPLVVRRIASVSALRRSLGIADSIDRVALRRRRTVRGVLPNRVIGRGA
- a CDS encoding ABC transporter ATP-binding protein yields the protein MTAVDNSAGARPAQTRDVIYDVDHVTLRFGGVTSLNDVSLKMYRGEILAIIGPNGAGKTSLFNSLTGVYTPQEGSINLAARVGDTPTSVLGAKTHVVNRMGVARTFQNIRLFPALTALENVKVGVETRQKAGPVSAMLGLPWQRREERESTKRAYELLSFVGLTQRANELAGSLAYGEQRRLEIARALGTNPGVILLDEPAAGTNPAEKRDLADLIQRINREDDVSVLLIEHDMKLVMSIAHRLVVLNFGEKIAEGTPEEIQKDPVVIAAYLGTTEDESA
- a CDS encoding branched-chain amino acid ABC transporter permease, whose protein sequence is MTDFLNYLILGLTRGSMYALIALGYTLVYGVLQLINFAHSEVFMSGAFGSYIVIHAVVGDGKSLPWWGVPFVFILGLGSGAITGAVIAWSLERVAYRPLRRRGAPKLAFLISAIGMSFFLSQLAGKMFNRFTNNQFPPYFQQNREILSIGGASLTVIQATLIVTAVVMMIFLDRLVSGTKLGRSIRGVAEDAPTAALMGINIDKTISRTFIIGGALGGAAGFLFGTAFAFSNIMGFLPGVKAFAAAVLGGIGNIRGAMIGGLLLGVVENLVPTAPWNGHAWIGIGWTDVVAFVVLVLVLVVRPSGILGERLGRAA
- a CDS encoding ABC transporter ATP-binding protein; protein product: MSLLEVDDIEVRYGAIKALKGVSFEVNEGEIVALLGANGAGKTTTQKTVSGMLRPALGQIRYDGRRIDGIPAHELINLGICHVPEGRHVFPRMTVAENLEMGAFRFKKPDEQVLAHVLELFPRMQERYKQLAGTLSGGEQQMLAIGRALMGKPRLLLLDEPSMGLAPLIVKQIFDIVREINNDGVTVLLVEQNAAQALGLANRGYVLETGEIVLTGSGRELLADDRVRAAYLGEEIAS
- a CDS encoding hotdog fold thioesterase; this translates as MISPSQQALLDSIDERWRDRNELLVDKLGIEIIDTDPSRFSGTMPVAGNRQPYGLLHGGASAVLAETLGSYAAALHAGPDNIAVGVELNCSHHRSATDGLVTGVCTPLHVGRTMSSFEIVITDERGRRTCTARLTCAVRPAHQAGLAGPA
- a CDS encoding branched-chain amino acid ABC transporter permease, producing the protein MSSPHVKRFGGCMALAFVLALMIGNQEGSQNDYGLAFRQAIFSPRIGLFVLIGVLVFVAMTFWPYITPYLLRPGVRPLAVGAITVLASQTLLKWSDDGRVGNGKFSSVASQAANTSGLAPTAKLFFSNYLSWILFVVVFGLASAAILLSQRILAWVAAGLAVVGGIWGYTAQGSVRDFLGTPDHSLGGGVLLIGYLTIAAAATATALAKSDVADSRAFLNRLLAWRPGMPLVALGLLVGAIGFVQATWFSPQGSNQTLSDAKTYFEGNGLANLAFQYLAWLGYALFVVTLGLAAAATYLRHRILGLAAALIGAVALLLTLITMYDMTDLAAAAGVDGATGPWQNLGSGGWMACAAFFVLAGAGLVAAGVGSRTESVEDAAPAAQSSDTLSRSFSATGSSKVFLFAILAAALFYPPTATGFWQKVLVSEIGIYVLLAIGLNVVVGWAGLLDLGFIAFYAIGSYTTAYLTGALPHRPPSWLHLSPLLAIPFAIAICLIAGVALGAPTLRLRGDYLAIVTLGFGEIIRITANNNPGNVTNGPKGAFGIPHPKINLGPLKFTWGQNNLQYWYLLLVLIVIVVVLFNRLEASRLGRAWAAIREDEIAAQATGINTTRVKLLAFAIGASTSGVAGVFFASQIGYINPENFVLNNSILVVAYVVFGGMGSLPGAMAGAAVLTWLPEFLKDQVPAEDRQMWIGAVVLLMMIFRPAGLIPARRRAAELRGLHTNASSEVSAVPEGEGMGVTA
- a CDS encoding ANTAR domain-containing response regulator, whose protein sequence is MLIEEGFEVVGEAADGEKAVELAKDLRPDVVICDVKMPKMDGITAAGHIAGARIAPVVILTAFSQRDLIERARDAGAMAYLIKPFHKRDLLPAIEMATSRFAEIRALEAEVSGLQDRLEARKLIERAKGVLMAEHRLSEPEAFRWIQRAAMDKRTTMRAVAELVLTETGHG
- a CDS encoding branched-chain amino acid ABC transporter substrate-binding protein, with the protein product MRTRSLAKIAVVGIAGVLALSACSNSKTNNGGLAGNSSGGSSAPAGGGTYTIAFEGPLSGDNQQLGINEVNAAELAIKQANAKGDLGFTLKLLKADDVGDPSKAPAAAAQVLQDNTVMGVIGPSFSGATKAVGQTYGDAGLAMITPSASNGTLQTLGFKTFHRIIPNDNVEGTQGADWLARKGLKKVFVVDDQSDYGKGVADAVDKELKAKGVAVTRQGVDAKTTDYGAIAQSVKSSGAGALFYGGYDAQAALFAKALKAVNYTGITAGGNGVKSSVFTKGAGAAGNGWYFTCGCLDATIAANAKQFTTDYTAAYNTPPSTYSPEAFDATNALIQAIKDAKSKGSVTKATVLTAVNAIDYQGITTEVKFGSDGEPAGATTVSLYTQKNGQIVSVGLLKDQN